GCCACCAGGCCCTGATGAGCCTGTACGAGTGACCCAGGGCGAGCAGAACCAGCACGAACGTGAGGCTGAGCACCAGGAGACCGATCGTATAACCGCTCAGGAAGCTGCAGACATACGAAGACAGGGCCGCCCACCAGTACCACCGGGGCTTCCCCGACACCCCCAGACCGATCGCAACCAGCGTAAACGGAACAAGCGCCCAGAAGAGGACAGCGACGATCGCCATTCGCACTCCCCCCACCCCGAAGGTATCCGGCAACCGCCTCAAGTCAAGCGTACCACAAACGGCGCCTTGACCGGTACTCAAACATTGCGCTATGATGTCTATGCATTCCTAGACGAATCGAGATGATGTCTAATGATTGACTCCGACCTCCTGACTGGCGCCTCGCTGGACGAGCTGAAGCAAGGCTACCGGGAATCGGCCGAGGCCTACACGTGCATTTGCTGCGGGCAGCGCGTCGAAAAGGGCGTCGTCTACCCGGTCGGCGACCGCCTCTACGAGGCCCAACGGTACATCCGGCACCACATCGCCGCCGCCCACGGGTCGGTCTTCGCCCACCTGGTCGGCCTGGACAAGCCGGCCCACGGCCTCTCTGACCTGCAGCGGCGGCTGCTCACGCTGCTTTACGATGGCCGCAGCGACGATGAGATCAAGAAGGCGCTCGGAGCAGGCTCCCTCTCCACCATCCGCAACCACCGGTTCATCCTGCGGGAAAAGGAGCGGCAGGCCCGGCTCTTCCTCGCCATCATGGAACTCCTGAACGAGCGGCTGACCGGCGACGAGACGACCGGTGGCCGGACCCGCAGCCGGGCCGGCCGGGCTGCGTCCGGGGAGGCGCAGGGCGCCGGCGGCCGGTCCGGCTCCGGTGAGGGCGCAGGCGATGGCCGCGCCGTCCGGGGGCGGCCCCGCGGCGCAGCGAGCGACCAGGAAATCCTGGCCAGGTACTTCCCCCACGGCCTCGAGGGCCCGCTCCAGCACTTCGGCGGATCTACCCCCATGAAGCACAAGCGCATCATCGCCGCGGCGGTGGCCGGGCGCTTCGCCCCCGGGCGCCGGTACAGCGAGCGCGAGGTCAACGAGATTCTGGAACCCATCGCCGAGGACTACGTTTTGCTGCGCCGGCTCCTCGTCGACTTCGGGTACCTCAGCCGGCTGCCCGACGGCAGCCAGTACTGGCGCAGCGAAACCGATCAAGAAAGGGTGAGCCCCGTGGATCGCAGGAAAGAGCTGAAGCGCCTCGCCCGGGAGGCCAAGGCCGAGGGCGGGGTCTTCCAGGTGCGCAATACAAAGAACGGGATGGTCTGGATCGGGGTCACGCCCAACTTTCGCTCCCTGAACGGGCATCGGTTCCAGCTGGAGATGGGCTCGCACAAGAACAAGGAACTCCAGCAGGCGTGGAACGAGTTCGGCCCCGATGCCTTCGTCTTCGAGCCGCTCGAGACGCTGGAGGAGCCCGAGACCGGCTACTTCGACCGGGACGACGCCCTGAAGAAGTTGAAGCGGAAGTGGCTGGAGAAGCTGCAGCCATTCGGCGACCGTGGGTATAATCTTCCCAGTGAACTGGACGAGGGGAACCGTTAGCCGCGCCCCGTCAGCATGGGGGCTGATGGCAGCGACCCCCGCCGGCAGCGGCAACCCCTCCTGTACGGGAGCGTGAGTGATCGTGCTCGTCACCGTCCTGGGCCGCTATTCCCCGTACGCGCCGGCAGGCGGCGCGTGCCCCGGCTTCCTGGTGCAGTCCGGCGGGGTGAACCTCATGCTGGACGGCGGCAACGGCACCGTGTCCCGCCTGCAGCAGCAGGTGGCGGCGGCCGACCTGACCGCCGTGCTGGTCTCGCACCTGCACCCCGATCACACGGCCGACCTGCACAGCCTCCAGTACCTGATGGCGCACCAGGCCCCCGACCGGGAGCCGCTCCCGGTCTACGCGCCGGACGTGGCGAACCCCGACCGGCACTGGCTGGAGCCGACCTCCTTCGGCGCCCGCTGGATCCGCCTGCTCCCCTTGCCGGTGGACGAGGGCATCGCCTTCGGCCACGTGCGGGTGTTCTTCGCCCGCACGGACCACCCGGAGCCCTGCTGGGCGATGCGCATCACCGACGGCAGCCGCACGCTCGTCTACACGGCCGACACCGGGACCGGGGTCGACCTGGCCCCCTTCGCGGCCGGGGCGGACCTGCTGATCGCGGAGTCCACCTTCGTCGCGGCCAACGGGCAGAGGCGGAAGGGGCACATGCTGGCCGCCGAGGCCGCCGACCTGGCCAGGCGGGCCGGGGTGAAGCGGCTCCTCCTCACCCACTTCAGCCCGCACACCCCGATCGCCGAAGCCGAGGCGGAGGCCCGCGCCGTCTTCCCGGCAGCGGAGGCGGCGGTGGAACTGCGGACGTACCTGGTTTGAGCACTGCAGGGCCGGCGCCCATCCGGGCGCCGGCCCATCAGCTTACTCCTCGATCGTCGTCAGGTCGCCCGGGTCGAGCCCCAGCTCCTGTGCCTTCAGCACCCGGCGCAGGATCTTGCCCGACCGGGTCTTCGGCAGCGACGGCACGAAGGCGATCTCCGCCGGGGTGGCGATGGCGCCCAGGTGGTGGCGCACGTGGCCGATGAGGGCGTGGGCCAGCTGGTCGCTGGGCTCGTGCCCCTTCCGCAGGATGACGAAGGCCTTGATCGCCTCGCCCTTCACCGGGTCAGGCTTGCCGATCACCGCCGCCTCGCCCACGGCCGGGTGGCTCACCAGCGCCGACTCCACGTCCGCGGTGCCGATGCGGTGGCCGGCGACGTTGAGCACGTCGTCCGCCCGGCCGAGGACGGCGATGTAGCCCTCCTCGTCCACCGTCGCCACGTCGCCCGAGGTGTAGACGCCGGGAATCGTCTGCCAGTAAGCCTCGTACCTTTGCCGGTCGCCCCAGATGGTGCGGAACATGTGGGGCCAGGCCCCCCGCAGGCAGAGCAGCCCGCCCTTGTTGGGGGCGACGGGGCGCCCCTCCCGGTCCAGCACCTCGGCCCGGATGCCGGGGAAGGGGCGTCCGGCCCGGCCCGGCTTCACGTCCATGCAGGGCAGCGTGCCGATGGTGGGCGCCGCGGTCTCGGTCTGCCACCAGTTGTCCAGCACCGGTCCCCGCCGCTGCATGATGTGCTCGTACGCCCAGAGCTGCGCCTCGGGGTTGAGCGGCTCACCGGCGCAGACCATCAGCTTCAGGCTGGAGAGGTCGTACTTCCGCGGGTGCTCCGGGCCCATCCGCATGAACATGCGCACGGCGGTGGGGGCCGTGTAGAGCTTGCTCACCTGGAGCCGCTCCACGATCTCCCACACGATGCCCGGGTGCGGGTAGTCGGGCGCCCCCTCCCGCACGACGATGGTGGAGCCGTTCACGAACGGCCCGTAGACCATGATGGAGTGGCCGACGATCCAGCCGATGTCCGACGTGCACCAGTAGATGTCGTTCTCCTGGATGTCGCAGGCCATGCGCCAGAGGTGCGTCGTCCCCACCATGTAGCCGCCGTGGGTGTAGGCGGTCCCCTTGGGCTTGCCGGTGGAGCCCGAGGTGTAGAGGATGAAGAGCCAGTCCTCGCTCTCCATCACCTCGCACGGGGTGTCCGGCGACCCGCGGGAGACGAGCTCGCCGAAGTCGATCTCCCGCTCAGCCAGCTCCACGGCGGGGGTGGCGCGGCGGTGGACCACCACGTGCTCCACCTGGGGGTTGCCCTCCACCGCCTCGTCTACGATGGACTTCAGGTCGATCCGCCGCCCCCGCCGGTAGCCGACGTCGGCGCAGAGCACCACCTTGGCGCCGGCGTCCTCGATGCGCTGCCTGAGGGCCCCGGCGCCCAGGCCGGCGTAGACGACGCTGTGGATCGCCCCGATGCGGGCGCAGGCCAGCATCGCCATGATCCCCTCGGGCGTGAGCGGCATGTAGATGACCACCCGGTCGCCCTTCCGGACGCCCAGCTCCTTCAGCCCGCCGGCCAGCCGGGCCACCGCGCGCCGGAGCATCTGGTAGGTGAAGATGCGCTCCGCGCCGTCCTCCCCCAGCCAGATCAGGGCCGCCTTGTTCCTGCGGGCGCCGTCGGCGTGCCGGTCGAGGGCGTTGTAGCAGATGTTGGTCTGCCCGCCCACGAACCAGCGGGCGTTGGGCGCCTCCCCCTCCACCACCCGGTCGAAGGGGCGGAACCAGTCCACCTCCTCGCGCGCCACGCGGCCCCAGTACCCCTCCATGTCAGCCATCACGGACTCGTAGTAGGCGTCGTAGTCGGTGACGTGGGCAGACCGGGCCAGCTCCGGGGGAGGGGCGATGCGCCCGCTCCCCTGGAGCAGCTGTGCGAACTGCGCCTCCATCGGTCACACCCCCGCTAGTCGCCGGTCGCCGGGCTGGCCGCGTCGTGCACGTGCTTCGGGAAGCGCAGCCGGTCGACCAGGGCCTGGATCTCCTGCTTCGGCGGCGCGGTGGCCAGCGAGATGCCGATCGTCAGCAGGAAGTTGAGGGGCATGCCGAAGATGCCGGCCGCGTTGGGCAGGATGCCGCCGATGTTGTTGCCGGTGGTGGACGACCAGATGATGTAGCCGAGGGTGGTCAGGAGGCCCGCGGCCATGCCGGTGACGGCGCCGGCGGTGTTGATGCGCTTCCAGAAGATGCCCAGCACCAGGATCGGGAAGAACGAGGCGGCCGCGAGCGAGAACGCCCAGGCGACGATGTCGGCGATGATGCTGAGGCGCAGGCTCGCGATCCAGGCGGCGATGGCGGCCACCGTCACCAGCATCACCCGGGAGATGGTCAGCCGGGTCCGGTCGGTCGCCTTCTTGTTGATCAGCTTGAAGTAGATGTCGTGGGAGATGGCGGTGGCCACCACCATCAGCAGGCCGTCGGCGGTGGAGAGCGCCGCCGCCAGGCCGCCCGCCGCCACCAGGCCCGCCACCACGTAGGGCAGGCCCGCGATCTCGGGCATGGCCAGCACCACCAGGTCGGAGTTCAGGCCGAACTCGGCGAACTCTACCAGGCCGTTGGCGTTTGCGTCGTTGATGGTGAGCAGGCCGGTCTTCGTCCAGGCCTCCACCCAGCCGGGCAGCGAGCTGATGGACTGGCCGACGACGTTGTGCAGGACCTCCCAGCGGGCAAAGGCGGCGTAGGCCGGGATGGTGATGTACATCAGCCCGATGAAGAAGAGGGCCCAGCCCACCGAGAAGCGGGTCTCGCGCACGTTGGGGGTGGTGTAGAAGCGCACGATCACGTGGGGCAGGCCCGCCGTGCCGCACATCAGACAGGTGATGAGGGCCAGGTACTGCGCCTGGGTCCAGTCGTTGAACGGCGTCAGGTAGCCCTTGGTGATGCCCAGGGCCGCCTCGGTCGCGGCCACGTCGGTCAGGGCCTGGCCGTACATCAGCTGCGGGACCGGGATCCCCGTGATCTTCTGGGAGACAAAGACCGTCGGCAGGATGAAGGCGATGATCAGGATGATGTACTGGGCCACCTGGGTCCAGGTGACGGCCTTCATGCCGCCCAGCATGGAACAGACGAGGATGCCCAGCAGGCCGACGAAGCAGGCGATGCGGAAGTCAAGCCCCAGGAACCGGGACATGATGATCCCGACGCCCGAAACCTGTGCGATGAGGTACGTGCCGGACACGATGATGGCGGCGATCACGGCGACGATGCGCGGGAAGCTGCCCGGGTAGCGCACGCCGACGAAGTCGGGGATGGTGTAGGCGCCGAGCTTGCGGATGTAAGGCGCCAGGAACAGGGCCAGGAGCACGTAGCCGCCCGTCCAGCCCACCGTGTAGGAGAGCCCCTCCTGCCCCAGCACGTAGAGGGTGCCGGCCAGCGAGATGTAGGAGGCGGCGCTCATCCAGTCGGACGCGGTGGCCATGCCGTTGAAGATGCCCGGGACGGTGCGTCCGGCCACGTAGTACTCGTCCAGGTTGCCCGTGCGGGACATGATGCCGATGGTGGCGTAGATGCCGATCGTCAGGATCATGAAGGTCCAGGCGATGCCCCGCTGGCCGATCCAGCCGGCGGACTCCGCCACCCAGAGGAAGACGACGAACACCAGGAAGGCCATGGTGTACATGCCCCAGATCCGGCCCAGCCGGTCAATCTGGTTGAACACGGGCGCTCACCTCCTACTCGTCAACGCCGTACTTCTGGTCGATGGTGCGCATCCGGAACGCGTAGACGAAGATGAGGATCACGAAGGTGACCTGCGCGCCCTGGGCCCCCATGTAGTACCCCAGCGGGAAGCCCGTGAGGATCCGGAACTGATCCAGCCACACGAGCGCCGCGCCTGCCCCGAGCGACACCAGCGCCCAGACCAGCAGCAACTTCACCGCCAGCCCGAGGTTCGCCCTGAAGTGCCCCTCATACCGCTCCACATCCTTGGGACTCATGCTCACACTCCTCCTTCGCCAGACTCGGAACTTGTCCGGGCTGCCGCGGTGCAACCCTGAAATTAGGTTTATACGCTATTCCCAATCTTTCCTCTACTCATGCAGTTTTGCATACAAGTTCATTGTTGAACTTGTCTCACAAGTTTCCCGAATCGATGATGAAGGGGTTGCAAGTGGCGAGGGGAAGACTCATACTACCGAATCAAATGGGCGCAGGAGGGCTGATGGGCGTGCAGGTACTGGAGTTGCTGAACCGCTACGAGGCCGGGCCGGCCCTGCTCCGGGAGAGCCTGGCCGGTCTGAGCGCGGATGAGCTGCGCTACAAGTACGACCCCGCCAAGTGGTCCGCGAAGGAGATCGCCATCCACGTGGCCGACATGGAGGTGGCCGCCACCTTCCGCATGAAGCGGGTGATCGCCGAACCAGGGGCCCGCTACCCCGGGGTCGACCAGGATCTCTGGGCCGCCAACCTGGGCTACCAGGAGCGGGACGTGGAGCCCTCGCTGCGCCTGCTGGAGGCCCTGCGGGCGGAGATGGCGGCGATCCTGCGGAGCCTGCCGCCGGAGGTGTGGAACCAGTCCGGGGTGCACGACCGGGCCGGCGAGCAGACGCTGGCAGATCTGGTGGTGGCCTACACGGAGCACCTGGAGAAGCACGTGGGGCAGATCCGGGCGATCCGGGAGCGGCTGGGGAAGTAGCGGACGCGCGCAGGGGCCGTTCCCCGGCCATCTCGGATGACCCGGGGAACGGCCCCTGCGGCGGACCGACCTTAGTAGTTCTCCACGAACAGCTCGAAGTACGCCTGCGGATGCTGACAGGCCGGGCAGACCTTCGGCGCAGCGGTGCCCTCGTGGATATAGCCGCAGTTGCGGCACTTCCAGAAATACTTGCCGTCCCGCTGGAAGACGACGCCCTTCTCCAGGTTGTCGACCAGCTTGCGGTAGCGGGTCTCGTGGGCCGTCTCGGCCTTCGCGATCATGCGGAAGGCGGTGGCGATCTCCGGGAAGCCCTCCTGCTCCGCGATGTCGGCGAACTCGGGGTACATGTGCGACCATTCCTCGTGCTCGCCGGCGGCGGCTGCCTTCAGGTTCTCCATGGTGCTGCCGGCGGCCACGGGGTAGGCCGCGTGGATCGCCACGTCCATGGGCATCTCGCCCTCCAGCCCGGCCGCGGCCAGGCGGAAGAACCGCCGGGCGTGCTGCTCCTCGTTGTCCGCGGTCTCCTGGAAGATGGCCGCGATCTGCTTCAGCCCTTCCTCGTCCGCGACCTTGGCGTACATCATGTACCGGGCGCGGGCCTGGCACTCACCTGCAAAGGCCTTCATCAGGTTCTCCAGCGTCTTGGTTCCCTTCAAGTTCATATCGCGTGCCTCCTCATGCTGCAGTGCTGAGCTAGAGGGATTCCAAACTGATTATACCAGAATCTCCCCGGTTATGTTCGTGATTTCACGCACGAACCCCTGCGGTTTCCATCCAAACGGGCCGGAGCGGTCTCTCACCGCAGCCCGGCCCGGATGATCAGCGCCCCGTCAACCACGTCGATGCCCGTCAGCCTGAGCGGCTGGACCATGGGGCTGACGTCGATGTCGAGGTACCCGTCCGCCACCATCTGCGCCACGGCGCCGAGCGGCACGGGGAACTCCCGCACCTGCATCAGCGACGGCTCGAAGCGCAGCTTCCCGTCGGGCAGCACGGCGAACCCCCCTGCGATCTCCAGCGGCACCTCATCGAAGACGCCTGAGAGCAGGAAGAGGTCGTCGTCGTCATCCAGTTCTACGTGCAGGCCTGCCAGCTCCGGATAGCCGGTGAGCACCTCGTTGAGGCTGTCGGCCGTGACCGTCACCACAGCGCTCGGCGGGAAGAGGGAGAAGCGCACGTCGTCGGGCTCGAGGCCCCCGGTGCCGATCCCCTGCAGCGCCAGGCCCAGAGCCTCCAGCACCGGCATGGCGCTCGCCTGCCAGTCGGCCTCCACCGCCGCCAGCTCCTCCTCCACCGCGGCCCGCTGCTCGCCCAGCCCGGCGAGGATCGCCTCTCGCTCGGCGATGGCGGCCTCCAGCTCGGCCACCCGGGCCAGCTGTGTCTCCCGCAGCCGCTCCGCCTCTGCCTGCAGCTCGGCCAGCCGCAGCGCCTCCTCGGACACCCTGGCCTGGGTCGTCATGAGCTCCCTGGCCCTGCGGGCGTCGTAGGCCATGACCTGCTCCAGCGCGTCCAGGCGCCAGAGCAGGTCCGGCAGCGACTTGGCGCTGAAGAGGAGGATCCAGAACCCCCGGTTGCCCTGCTCCCGGTAGTACTGCAGCCGCCGGCCGTACTGCTCCTTGAGGCGGGCCAGGTCGGCCTGCAGGCGGTCCAGCTCGGTCCGGGCCTGCTCCTCCCGGGCGGCGGCCTCGCCGAGCTGCACCTCCAGGTCGGCCAGGGCCGTCCGAGCCTCCTCCAGGCGGCGGTTGAGCAGGAACAGCTCCTGGAGAACCGCCTCCCGGTCGGGCTCCGCAGCCCGGGCGGCGGGGGCGCCCAGCCGCAGGGAGGCGGCCAGCACGGCGACGATGCAGCACACCCCCACCGTGCGCAACCACCTCATGCGACCCCTCCTCTCGCCGGCGGCCATTCTCGCCTTCCCCGCTTAAATACCACGGCCCGTCGGAACACTCCTGCACCCCGCGGGCGCTCCCCGCTCGGACCGGGGCGCGCCGTGTCTGATTGGAGGCCGGGGCTCCCTGCGCAGGTTATCAACAGCGAAGATATACATGACTAGAACTGGTCATATCGAATCTGAGCATGAGGTTGAAGGTAAGTGGAGGCGGAAACCGAACTACTCCCACAATAGGCAGCGGGCGTGCCCCGGACGGACTGCAGGCCGATGCGTCCCGCCGCCGGGCGCGGGCCCGCGGCGACGGCCCGACTGGGGCGCCGGCCGGTGACGGCACGCGGTGATGCCCCGCTTCCGTAAGATCACTACGCCCCTCCCCACACATCGGTTCACTCCCACGCATCGCGAGGTGGCTCAGATGCACAACCCGCCCAAGCCCCTGATCCTCGCCATCAACCCCGGTGCGACGTCGACGAAGATCGGCCTCCACGACGGCGACCGGTGGCGCCTGCGCCAGGTCATCCCCCACTCCGCCGCGGACCTGGCCGGGTTCGAGAGCGTGATCGACCAGTACCCCTACCGGCTCGAACTCGTCCGCCGGGCGCTGGCCGAGAACGGCGTGGCGCCGGAGTCGCTCACCGCGGTCGTGGCCCGGGGCGGCCTCCCCAAGCCCGGCCCCGGCGGCACGTACGCGGTCAACGAGGCGATGCTGGACGACCTCAGGGCCTGCCGGTACGGCATACACGTCTCCAACCTCGCCCCCATCATCGCCTACGACATCGCCAGGCCCCTGGGAATCCCCTGCTTCACCGTCGACCCGGTGACCACCGACGAGCTCTGGCCCCTGGCCCGGATCTCGGGCATGCCGGACCTGGAGCGGTCGAACCTGTCGCACGCCCTGAACATGAAGGCCGTCGCCCGCCGGGTGGCCCGTGAGCTGGCGCGCCCGTACGACGAGCTGAACCTGATCACGGTCCACCTGGGCACCGGCATCTCGGTGGCCGCCCACCACAAGGGCCGCATGGTGGACGTCGTCAGCGGCAACGAGGAGGGCCCCTTCTCGCCGGACCGGCCCGGCACCCTGCCCGCCTGGTCGCTGGTGAAGCTCTGCTACTCCGGCAAGTACACCTTCGCCGAGATGAAGCGCCTGATGAACGGCGAGGGCGGCCTCTCCGCCTACCTGGGCACGAAGGACGTGCGCGCCGTCGAGGAGCGCATCCGGGCCGGCGACGAGCACGCCCGGCTGGTGCTGGACGCGATGTGCTACCAGGTGGCCAAGTACACCGGGGCCATGGCCTGCGCCCTGGGCGGCTGCGTGGACCGGATCATCATCACCGGCGGCATCGCCCACTCTGATTACGTGGTCTCCCGCATCCGCGAGCGCATCGCCTTCCTGGCCCCGGTTGCGGTGCTGCCGGGCGAGGAGGAGCTGGAGGCGCTGGTGGAGGGCGCCCTGCGGGTGCTGCGCGGCGAGGAGACGGCCAGGGTCTACGGCGCACAGGAGGTGGAGTCCAGTGCCGTGGGCTGACTTCGACGCGATGCTGGCCGACGCGGTGCGCCAGCCGACCCGCACGGTGGCGGTGGCCTCGGCAGCCGATCAGGACGTGCTGATCGCGGTCCGCGACGCCCTGGCGCTGGGGCTCTGCCGGGCGATCCTGGTGGGGCCGGGTGCGGAGATCGCCGCGGCGGCCGATGCGGTGGGCCTGGACCTCTCCGCCGTCGAGGTGGTGGAGGCGGCAGACCCGAAGGCGGCGGCCCTGGAGGCGGCCCGCCTCTGCGACGCCGGCCGGGCCCAGGTGCTGATGAAGGGCCAGGTCTCCTCGGGCGACTTCCTGAAGGCCCTGCTCAGCCCTGACCTGAAGCTGAAGCGCGCCCCGCTGCTCAGCCACCTGGCCTGCCTGGAGGTGCCCAGCCTCGGCCGCCTGCTCTTCGTCACGGACGGCGGGATGGTCCCCTACCCCGACCTCGACCAGAAGGTGAAGATCCTGAACAACGCCCTGGAGGCCCTGCACCGGCTGGGCTGGTCGCTGCCCAAGGTGGCGGTGGTCGGCGCCGTGGAAACGGTGAACCCGCAGATGCCGCCCACCGTGGACGCCGCCCTGATCGCCAAGATGGCCGAGCGCGGGCAGATCAGGGGCGCCCTGGTGGACGGCCCGCTGGCCTTCGACGGCGCCGTCAGCCCCGAGTCGTGCAGGCACAAGGGCATCGGCGGGCCGGTGGCGGGCGAGGCCGACCTGATCCTCGTGCCGACGATCGAGGTGGGCAACGTACTGGCCAAGTCGCTGATCTACTGCGCCGGCGCCACGATGGCCGGGGTCGTGCTGGGCGCGGCGGTGCCCGTCGTGCTGGTCTCCCGGTCGGACACGCCCCGGGCAAAGCTGGCCTCGCTGGCCATGGCGATGCTGAGCGCCCCATGAGGCTGCGTAGGAGACATTGCCGCCCCCGTCCTCGAGTGAGGTCGGGGGCGGCTCGCTGTTGCAGGCACGCTACTCCGTCAGCGCCGCCAGGCATTCCAGCAGCGCCCGGTGCAGGTCGGCGGGCGGACGGTGGCGCTGCCAGACGGCGCAGATCGGTCGGGTGATGCGCAGCCCCTCCAGGCGCACGCAGGCAAACTCGCCGGGGGACAGGGCCGAGAGCGAGACAAAGGCGTCGCCGACGCCGGACCGGAGGGCGGTCTTGAGCGCCTCCGGGCTGCCCACCTCCGCCACGACGTTCAGGTCCTCCGGGCCGATCCCCCGCTCGCCCAGGGCGTGCAGCACGGTGGCCCGCGTGGCCGAACCGGCCTCCCGCATGACCAGCGGGACCTGCCGCAGCTGCCCGGGCGGAAGCGGGTCGGGCAGCGAGACCCCCGGCCGCAGGGCCAGCACGATCTCGTCGACGCCCACCTGCTCGCTCTCCAGCCAGGGGTCGTCCACCTCCTGGCCGACGAGACCCAGGTCCGCCCGGCCCTCCCGGACCCATCCCAGCACCGCCTCGGTGTTGGCGATGCGCACGCGCACCTCCGCCTCGGGGTGGTCGGCGCGGAACCGGGCCAGCGCACGGGGCAGCAGGCTCTCACCGGGGAGGGTCGAGGCCGCGACCTCCACGACAACCTTCGCGCGGGGGCGCAGCGCCGCCATGGCGGCCTCCATCTCGTTCACCGCGCCCAGGATGCGCTCGGCGTGCGGGAGCAGCGCCTCGCCGGCCGGGGTCAGCGCCACCTGCCGGGTGCTCCGCACGAAGAGGGGCAGGCCGAACCGCTCCTCCAGGTGCTTGATGTGCTGGCTGACCGCGGGCCGGGTCAGCCCGGCCAGCTCGGCCGCACGGGTGAAGCTGCCCTCCCGGGCCACCAGCTGGAAGAGACGGAGGGACTCGATCATGCCCGCACCCCCGAACCGTTTTGATGTGGAGCAGCGGCTACTCCTTCGACCGCCGGAGCATCATCTCCTCTTGCTTCAGGCCTGAACCACGTCGGGGAGCCTCGGGGCCAGCTCCGTCAGTGTCCTGTGCGCCCCCGCCCGTCCAGGCCGGCCAGCACCGGCTCCTTCCCGTGCTCCTCCTCCCAGATCCGGTCGGCCAGCGCCCCCCACTCCGAGGCGTAGCCCGCCAGCTTGGCGGCGAACTGGTCGACGGTCTCGTCGGCGGTGAGCTGCGTCGGGTGGGCCCCCGACTCCCAGACCATGTCGCGCAGCATCTGGGGATGGTCGATGATCGGGCACGGCCGGCGCAGGTTCTCCGAGAAGGGCTGCCGCCTCTGGTACGCCTTGAACAGCGGGTTCTGCAGGGCCTCGGCCAGCGAGACGTCGTGGATGTTGCAGGTGGCGTAGTGGGCGAAGGCACACGGCTC
This DNA window, taken from Symbiobacterium terraclitae, encodes the following:
- a CDS encoding DUF2087 domain-containing protein, coding for MIDSDLLTGASLDELKQGYRESAEAYTCICCGQRVEKGVVYPVGDRLYEAQRYIRHHIAAAHGSVFAHLVGLDKPAHGLSDLQRRLLTLLYDGRSDDEIKKALGAGSLSTIRNHRFILREKERQARLFLAIMELLNERLTGDETTGGRTRSRAGRAASGEAQGAGGRSGSGEGAGDGRAVRGRPRGAASDQEILARYFPHGLEGPLQHFGGSTPMKHKRIIAAAVAGRFAPGRRYSEREVNEILEPIAEDYVLLRRLLVDFGYLSRLPDGSQYWRSETDQERVSPVDRRKELKRLAREAKAEGGVFQVRNTKNGMVWIGVTPNFRSLNGHRFQLEMGSHKNKELQQAWNEFGPDAFVFEPLETLEEPETGYFDRDDALKKLKRKWLEKLQPFGDRGYNLPSELDEGNR
- a CDS encoding MBL fold metallo-hydrolase yields the protein MLVTVLGRYSPYAPAGGACPGFLVQSGGVNLMLDGGNGTVSRLQQQVAAADLTAVLVSHLHPDHTADLHSLQYLMAHQAPDREPLPVYAPDVANPDRHWLEPTSFGARWIRLLPLPVDEGIAFGHVRVFFARTDHPEPCWAMRITDGSRTLVYTADTGTGVDLAPFAAGADLLIAESTFVAANGQRRKGHMLAAEAADLARRAGVKRLLLTHFSPHTPIAEAEAEARAVFPAAEAAVELRTYLV
- the acs gene encoding acetate--CoA ligase; this encodes MEAQFAQLLQGSGRIAPPPELARSAHVTDYDAYYESVMADMEGYWGRVAREEVDWFRPFDRVVEGEAPNARWFVGGQTNICYNALDRHADGARRNKAALIWLGEDGAERIFTYQMLRRAVARLAGGLKELGVRKGDRVVIYMPLTPEGIMAMLACARIGAIHSVVYAGLGAGALRQRIEDAGAKVVLCADVGYRRGRRIDLKSIVDEAVEGNPQVEHVVVHRRATPAVELAEREIDFGELVSRGSPDTPCEVMESEDWLFILYTSGSTGKPKGTAYTHGGYMVGTTHLWRMACDIQENDIYWCTSDIGWIVGHSIMVYGPFVNGSTIVVREGAPDYPHPGIVWEIVERLQVSKLYTAPTAVRMFMRMGPEHPRKYDLSSLKLMVCAGEPLNPEAQLWAYEHIMQRRGPVLDNWWQTETAAPTIGTLPCMDVKPGRAGRPFPGIRAEVLDREGRPVAPNKGGLLCLRGAWPHMFRTIWGDRQRYEAYWQTIPGVYTSGDVATVDEEGYIAVLGRADDVLNVAGHRIGTADVESALVSHPAVGEAAVIGKPDPVKGEAIKAFVILRKGHEPSDQLAHALIGHVRHHLGAIATPAEIAFVPSLPKTRSGKILRRVLKAQELGLDPGDLTTIEE
- a CDS encoding sodium:solute symporter family protein encodes the protein MFNQIDRLGRIWGMYTMAFLVFVVFLWVAESAGWIGQRGIAWTFMILTIGIYATIGIMSRTGNLDEYYVAGRTVPGIFNGMATASDWMSAASYISLAGTLYVLGQEGLSYTVGWTGGYVLLALFLAPYIRKLGAYTIPDFVGVRYPGSFPRIVAVIAAIIVSGTYLIAQVSGVGIIMSRFLGLDFRIACFVGLLGILVCSMLGGMKAVTWTQVAQYIILIIAFILPTVFVSQKITGIPVPQLMYGQALTDVAATEAALGITKGYLTPFNDWTQAQYLALITCLMCGTAGLPHVIVRFYTTPNVRETRFSVGWALFFIGLMYITIPAYAAFARWEVLHNVVGQSISSLPGWVEAWTKTGLLTINDANANGLVEFAEFGLNSDLVVLAMPEIAGLPYVVAGLVAAGGLAAALSTADGLLMVVATAISHDIYFKLINKKATDRTRLTISRVMLVTVAAIAAWIASLRLSIIADIVAWAFSLAAASFFPILVLGIFWKRINTAGAVTGMAAGLLTTLGYIIWSSTTGNNIGGILPNAAGIFGMPLNFLLTIGISLATAPPKQEIQALVDRLRFPKHVHDAASPATGD
- a CDS encoding DUF4212 domain-containing protein, coding for MSPKDVERYEGHFRANLGLAVKLLLVWALVSLGAGAALVWLDQFRILTGFPLGYYMGAQGAQVTFVILIFVYAFRMRTIDQKYGVDE
- a CDS encoding DinB family protein, coding for MQVLELLNRYEAGPALLRESLAGLSADELRYKYDPAKWSAKEIAIHVADMEVAATFRMKRVIAEPGARYPGVDQDLWAANLGYQERDVEPSLRLLEALRAEMAAILRSLPPEVWNQSGVHDRAGEQTLADLVVAYTEHLEKHVGQIRAIRERLGK
- the rbr gene encoding rubrerythrin yields the protein MNLKGTKTLENLMKAFAGECQARARYMMYAKVADEEGLKQIAAIFQETADNEEQHARRFFRLAAAGLEGEMPMDVAIHAAYPVAAGSTMENLKAAAAGEHEEWSHMYPEFADIAEQEGFPEIATAFRMIAKAETAHETRYRKLVDNLEKGVVFQRDGKYFWKCRNCGYIHEGTAAPKVCPACQHPQAYFELFVENY
- a CDS encoding coiled-coil domain-containing protein, which produces MRWLRTVGVCCIVAVLAASLRLGAPAARAAEPDREAVLQELFLLNRRLEEARTALADLEVQLGEAAAREEQARTELDRLQADLARLKEQYGRRLQYYREQGNRGFWILLFSAKSLPDLLWRLDALEQVMAYDARRARELMTTQARVSEEALRLAELQAEAERLRETQLARVAELEAAIAEREAILAGLGEQRAAVEEELAAVEADWQASAMPVLEALGLALQGIGTGGLEPDDVRFSLFPPSAVVTVTADSLNEVLTGYPELAGLHVELDDDDDLFLLSGVFDEVPLEIAGGFAVLPDGKLRFEPSLMQVREFPVPLGAVAQMVADGYLDIDVSPMVQPLRLTGIDVVDGALIIRAGLR